The Daphnia magna isolate NIES linkage group LG6, ASM2063170v1.1, whole genome shotgun sequence genome segment TGGCGACAAACTCGCGCGTGATAACGTCTACCAGTTCTCTTAGTTGTGATGGGTGTGAGGCGGCATGAATGCAGAAAACACCCGAATCGGCATAAGCATGATTGTATGCTGTCGCATTatgcatccaatgatacctaTCCAATCAATAATTTAGTAGCTCCAAAACGATTGTCGATGAATGATAAATCTATACCTATTCAAGGCATTTGTGTAAAGTCGCGTGTACATTCCTTTACCAGGGCCCCCAGCCGAGAACGAGCCTCCACCTCCCATCATCATACTGAGAACACAGAGCGCTACAAAATCCTCGTGCTGATGGGAACCGCTTTCAAGTCCTAGTACAATGTGGGCCAATTCCGGCATGGGATTAGGACCGAGACTCACGTCGGACAGGTCCTTTTCCACCTGATTTCGAACAAACATGTGATACTTTACTATCTGTAACTCAAAGacagaatttttaaaaactaccTTAACCATTCCGCCAGTATATTGAGCTAATGAACGGTCGATGTCTCGCCGGCCAGGTAGAACTAGAGAGTTATCTTGCACCCAAATGGGTTTCTTTTCAACGAAGTGCCTAAacgaatattttgaaaattaatttacgGTAAAACGACGATGAGACATTATGATGATACTTCTGAGCGCATTCGACTAAAGCCTCATGCTCTACACCTACACCAGCAAGAACCATCCGCGATGGATCGTAGTGGCTATTGAGGAAGGTGTAAATTATGGACTGGTCTATCATCGTTACGTTTTCTTGGGGGCAAACTTTCGGCAGACCTAACGTGTTGTCTCTGTAAGCAGCCTGTGTAAACAACAAGAGAAATAAGAATAAATGAACCTTTCAGTGTAAAACCATACACAAGTGGTTGgtaataaaaacagaaaacaaaccGCATGAATCATTTCCAAGAGTATAGGTTCTTGTTCGGGACGGATATCCATATTTTCTAATTCAAAAGAAATCGCAAGGCGTGCATCgtcaatctaaaaaaaaaaaaaaaaaaaacaagttaagAAAAAGTCTTACGCTACAAAATTTCTTGATCTCTTCTTAACAAAATTCTGACCTCTTGTGGAGTTAGTTTTGGCCGTAAAATAACTTCGCCTAATACTTGAATGGCAGTCTCTAGGGCTGTTGTTTCAATCGAGGCAGCATAGATAAATGTGTCCCTGCTCAAGTGAAGGCTTTGTGTTCGATAAATTCAGACCAGTTAttataacaaaaaatatacCTAGATGATTGACAATCACAAATTCCTCCATGTTTTTCTAAAACTTGCATGATTTTGTCTCTGTCTCCATATTCCTGGGTGGCCTGGGAAATATATGACAATAAAGTGATGTAACACTATTGAAACCCCCAAAACAGAAAATAGAATCTAATAGAAGGACATACCCCAAAAGCCAATTTTTCCAAGAAATGTGAAACTCCACTAGGATATGCAACTTCATATCTGGAGCCTGAATCAATTACAACTGTCCAAAATTGAAACACAGTTTGTTAGTGAAATGCACTTGTTGAAAaacttattattttgttgaaCTTACCACCAACTGTTGAAAATTTTCCATATCTGTTTTCTGATGCAACTTTCAGACCATTCTCTAAAACTGTAATTTTGGTTTCATGACTAGTCGACCCAACTGTGGCAAAAATAGGCTTAGGGAGTCCTGGTAACGGTTCTGAAAGAGGAGTTGTTTTAGAAGCCAAAGAAACAGTCGAGCTTGTGCTTGTCGCCAATAGTCTATGGTATCGTTTAAAGGGCTGGCATCCCCTAGcatacaaaaaaatgttttcagttcCTCACAGTGCAAAATACACCTGAAGTCATGAAGCAGCACAAAATATCAAGCAATTCAAATCTAACCTTGAGCAAAGTGATCTTAGAACCATCATTTGGCTAGCTGACAAAGAGGTTTAATGGGCTGTTAAGAAATTATCTCAAATAAATGAATTGTTATTCAGCAATTATTGATTTGTAAAGAAATCGGAAATCCAGATTCcagaattcttttttaaatgacatGTGAGCAGTTTCGTCTGCTATCTTTTGGAAAGACATCTATGATCAGCTGTAGCAACCATTTGCTGCAATCGCCTCGCTTCTTTGTTGACGATGACGGCATAGGTCTCGTCAAACATTCATGTTAATCAAAGTCGATCGGCAGGATTTGATTTCTTGCTCCTTTTGATTTATGCATTTTACAAGAATCGCTGTTGTAGTTTTTAAGAAGTTTTTACAAGACTTTTTATTCAAGTTTGTTGTTCCAATTCTTTCCAATAGAGAAAGACCTGTAATAGATTTTAATGATTCATTGGCAAATTATGAAATGCCGATTTGATCAAGACATGGGCCAATCATGGAAATTATGTTTAACCCTAAAACGAGAACGCTCATATTCTTGTGTGTCAGGAATGTCTGAATGTCGAAAACCAGATTTCTTGATTTCCTGACGTGCATCTAGAAGCGAACAGGTCAAAGAAGGAAGAGGAGGAAACCGGTGGCGAGTCGCTGAAGATGAGACGGCAATGGCGGTGATGAATCGGGGACGACAAGAGAATTCGAACGAGCCGTCATTCGTTACCCTTTTTTCTGTCCCAATCGTAGGGTGCGGTAGCCAACTGAAAGGGGGGGACTCATGTGAACGGGATTGCAAGGCAATCAGCCCATGACGTCATGTCGCCGTCCTCGGGCGTCGGCGCTCAAACAGCGCGCTCTTGGCTCTTTTTCTCTCGGCTTGTCTTTTCTGCCTGTGCATTTCCACTCGTTTTTCTCTTCCAACCTCACCGtccacgatttttttttattttttctctctttctgcTGCTTGCTTTTTTTATCTACTCTAACTCTCTCCTTCTTTTATGTTGTTGTCACGTTCGCCGACCGTTTTTACCATTAGCAAACAACACATTAATAGGGCCCGATTTTGTTGCACCAAACGGTGATAGGGTGTCCGAATCCAAATGGCGCCACTATCAGAGTCCCCTGGCGGATGCCTAATACGCCAACGAGGTGCTTTTGCAATTTCCGTCCCTCTACAGGAAAGGGTCAGTCGGATAAGTTCCCTGGTTTTTATCAAACAATTGGGAAAACTTGTAGATTAAAATTTGCTTCATATCTTTCAAAGTGTTATAATGCGTTATCAGCAAATGCTTTCTCGAGAGGCATATGAATAGTCCTGATTATCACTGATTTACAATCAAGAAACTATTATTGTCTGATTGACGTATTGACTCAACGTTCGCAGCAGAACGCATGGAGATCACTCGAGATCGAAGGGTTTCGTTtcgctagatggcgctgatAGCCAACCAAAAAACTGAAATGCCATAGGTACTCTTGTAGCATTGTCAGGCATTAATTCTTGTTTGCAACCCTGATGATGGATGGCGCCGCGCCACCACCGTTATACATATCGGGGCGACAGAAAACAACGAGGAGCGGACCAGAGGAGCGGTGTGTCTTACAGGCTCTCGCGGTAAAACGGTCCAACAATTCAGAAAAGCGTGAACTTTTTTGTGTGCGAAATTTAGACATACACCTGGATGGAAGACCGAAGATTATCGAGACAGATTTCTTCTGTCGATCATCACGTGCGATGTGATGTGTAATCTTTAGTCATTGATCAGTGTGGTTTCCTTCATGCAGACTGGTCATTTCCAAGCAACACCATTGTGAACCAGAACGTTTgattttctggttttttttttcttagtgCAGTGTCAGTCTCCCGGTCCAGTCAGTTTCGTGTTTGCCGTCGAAGCATAGTGTATGCtcttcttgtgtgtgtgtgtgtgtattccGTTCTGTTTCGTGTTGTGTTATGCGCGCGCTACAAGACACAAAGAAATATCTCGAATAGCTCGCCCATTGTCGGATATCTTTGAAACAGGTGAGTGATGACTTATCTTGCCCGccataaaacaacaaacaaaacaaacatggcCGACCGATTTTCCTATTCTCTTTCGAGTGAGGCCCAAAAGCAAtcaaacaacaagaagaagaagaaacttaaagaaaaaagaggcagACATTTTGGGTTTCTGTAAGGCTCTTGTCGTGCTTCGGTGGCGTACAGACGCTCTCCCCACCTCACCACCCCGCATTCAGCCCACCCGCTAAAAAGCCAtgcccccctctctctctctcactcttTTTTGGTGCAGGAGCAGCACATCACATACAATTGGCCGAGCGCCTTGCTCTCTGATCGAGCAGGAGGGGCGAGCGTTCTCTTTTCCCCTCACACACGCACAACGGTTTCTCCTCGGTCGCTTGGCAAAAGCccccgttttctttctttctttctttctagaCATATCTCTATGTATTTGTACCATCATGGCGGAGCTGCGAAGGTATAGGCCAATGCTTTTTTCAATCAACGCAACTTAATGGCAAATTAAAATAAGACTAATCAGTCCACGTGGTCTGCGACCTTGACATTGGCCCACATTTTTTTATAACCTCCCCATCCTCTGTTGACTATGGCAGCGTGTGTATAAGAGACAAGGTCAACTATTTAATTCTTAAGTTTTGATTATCGGGCAATTTCTTCCTGTCATTGCTTCTGTTGTCGTCCAATGTGACCAATAGACGTGAGACTGCAGTTACCCACGTCACGTGACGTTCCATCTGCTTCTAGTGCTTTAGAACCCGCATCCATTTACAAAGAAGGGGGCAGCTGTCGATCCTGCGCTGTTGACATTCCTAGATTTTTTGTTCAaccattttttgaaattcggCATTGGATAACTTAAAAGGGGGGTGGGGTATCTCTTATCAACGATGCgggtttaaaataaaaattgacaTGTAGTCAAAAGTTCATTCATCAGACAATCGTTGGATTATTCACGATGCTTCAATATTTAGAGGTGTTGTGTTTTATGCACGACGACGTGTGTGTAAACAGATTATGCGTGATGGGCAATATGATTGCGCTTAGGCGACTTTTGGTGAGGTTGCTAAGCAgccaaacacaaatacaagaccctgaaaaataaatgtttatttttctacactcatatttttttttttttttctttttcactccAATTGTGTAATGTGTGTAGAAATCGATCCGGTCCTGCGCTCCATGTACGCACATATCTGAGTGTGTTGGTCCGTCACTCCCTTAGGGCTTGTCCACAGCAGGTTATATTCATTTGGGTCCATCTTTGAGCTTGTTGAGTTGCatgaaaaatggaaacaaacaATAGAGAGAAAGAtgcaacacacaaaaacaggATGTTGAATAAGactcgggaaaaaaaatattttttttttccccattctTTTCTGATTCCGGCCAAgttaaaaaaacgaaagagaccTTGAGGGGATTGGAACAGCTCCGGGCGATTTCTCTTCGTTTGCTACCATTTCTCTGTTTCTCTTTCAGAGCTCACGAATATCTTGaagggggagagaaaaaaaaaaatatgcgaCGTGAGCGGAACATCTCCGGGACAAAGAGAGGAAGAGAGcgcgcgcgcacacacacacgcagggTCCTCCTAAAAATGACGCTCACTGCGCGTCGCGATGACACCAGGAATGTCAGACGAGGGCATCagccttcccccccccctcatttGATTATCAGCaaagagaaatttgtttttcattcgcTTCCATTTGTAGGTTACTTATGCAAGGATAGGTGCGTAGTGTGTGTGGCGTTCGATCAAAACGCCGCAACACGTTTAACATTTCTTGGGATTTGTTTATGCCACTGTGAAAAGTGATATCGATTGTACGATCCAATGAGTTTCGAAGTCTTTTCTCATTGAGTTTGTTATGGAATTAGAAAGAGAGGAGGCAAACGAGAATGTCGGATGATTTGAGGAGTCACGAGTTTTGGTTCGATCCGGTCGTAGAACCGCTGCTAAACCGGTTTTCTCACCGCTCCTCCCACTCGGCACTTTATTTCCTTTGTGCGTGGTGTTTCAAAGAGGGAAAAAGTTTTTCCCATCCCCTATCAATGTTACTTGTCACGATTCCCTCtcttcccccctctttttatGCGACTGTAATGATTACATTTAGTCGCCATTAACCGTCTGTTAACCATAAATCGATTACGTAAAGAGATGGCACAGATTCTTTTTTTAGCAACAAGTGAATTGgataacttaaaaatttgatttcgatgccattttctttcaaaaaaattggaaatgtatttcaattttcctATCCCTAGCGTCTAAACGGAGACAAAGGAAAACGACGAGATGTggaggaagcaaaaaaaaaaagaaggtccCCCATTTTTCTCGGATGTCTCTCCCCTCCACCATAAAGCgcgtccccctttttttttttctgaaacacgtcctttttatttttcctcctGGATATGGATcgcccaaagaaaaaaaaaaaaaacttgccaACAATCGACCGGTTCCgagtaaaaagaagaagaatagcGCGCAGGGGGTAggctttttgtgtgtgtgtgtgtgtctccaATCGACGCCCGATTGACCTCTTTTGTAGAATATAGCGAATATATAGAAAAATCTCTGCGTTCGTAGTTAGCAATGGCGGCAGACACATCACACTAGGCAGGGGAGGAGGAGGCGTATGAAGAACCCTAAAGTTTGAAAGGAAGTTTTCTTAGCCCTGCGGAAGAAGCTGAAGAGGCTGGCGGCGTTTAAACGTTGTCTGGGGTACCTACTCCCCTCTGCATatgaatttctctttttctgaGAAATGTCGGCTTCTTCACGGCTCAATTCTTTCTTGACTGCTGACCTCCACGACGCGCCATCAGCAAACAACTGCGACGTTTATTTcttccaccctttttttttttttatcactttGTGCAAAGTTAAACGAGAATTTAaccccttaaaaaaaagtacattTTTTGTAAAGAAAAGTTTGCGTACCCATCttgttaattatttaaaaaaggggaaaaaaaaagtagagaCATCTATCGGGAGACTCGTTGGCTTGCGGCATAAAGAAGGTAATAACAGATAAAGAGAATCGGTCATGGTAagaaacctttttctttcttcggcTCATCACGcccggcctttttttttttttttttttttttgttatcttctttttctggTTTCCCATGTATTTTTAGCCCAACATACTCACGCATACAAAGAGGCACActtagaaagaaaacaactggCCAATCAGAGTTCATTGCTCCACTTTAGTGAAGCGGACATAGGAACGATCGGCCTCGTTTGTGTCAATACTGCCTCGATAATGCTAAATTAATTTACAGATGATAATTTGATGTGTGTTTTCGTTTATGTAACAGGCTGAATCGACAATGGATTCGGCCTCGGATCGGGATGCGAAAGCCAGCAATGGAGGTGGCGATAGAGGCACGCCGAATCATCACGGTAGCTCGTCGTCCGCCATGAGTGTCCAGCAGGCTCAGCACGTTCAAGCCCAGGCTGCAGCCATGAACGCTCTCGGACTTTTGGATCCTTCAGCTCTTTTTGGTAATTTGAGATATTCTAAAAAAGTTAAATCTTTTTATCAAAAGATCaacagtttttgtttcttcctttATGTCGTGAGTGTTTCTAACAGAACCGGCTCTTTATTTTTCCCCTTATgggaaaaatgaagaaaagaaaagaaaaaaaaaaaccggcccattttttttgtttgtgtgtgtgccgtcgtgaaggggaaaaaaaaaaaactccattGTTTCCGTCAGTTGAACTTGAATAACtcgaagaaaataataaaccGCATTAAACTGGTTTTTATGACTGCCATCTTGTGGCTGATTTTCCCACAgtattttcctcttttttttctctttttgtcaagaaaacaaaaagaaaatcaaaagtgAATTAATATTTAATGATCCTAAATgataaaatttgaatattcaaTAATGtgtttatccttttttttttaaaaaatgcagcCCATTCGTTGTTTGCTGCCGGAATTCCGGCTAGTTACAATCCCATGGCTCCAATGTCCGGCTATGGTCTTATGGGTCAAGGCGGTCCGTCACCATTTGCTCCTCCCTCATCCAGCAATCAAGCCAGTAAGAGACATGCGAACAAGCTGTGATGCAACGTCCAAAGAGGGCGAtagtattttgttttttttttttagatcaaTTTTACAATCGATCTCGTCTTTTTCCTCTCCCATCAGATGCAGCAGCTCAGGCCGCCTGGTGGCAGGTAGCATCACAAATGGATTATTTAGCCCGGCTACAACACGCTGCCGCATCCGCTTCCGCTGGTTCATCGTCCGGTCGCAGTGGCGGTGGCGCTTCTTCCTCGTCAGCAGCAGCCGCCGCCCGCCGCCGCTTCTTCCTCCACATTCCACGGTATTCCCGGATTTAGCGGCATGTCGGCAGCCGATAGCATGCTGGCCAGCTACACGATGGCGATGAACGCGGCCGCACATTCCGGAAACGGTGGCAAATCGGCAAAGAgttcgtcgtcgtcgtcgcgCAACAGTTCCAATCCCATCGTGCGGGATTCACTCAGCACGCAGCCTATTCCTTCCGCCTCAACAGCCTCACCGTACCCACCGGCCAATAGTACCTCCACTCCATCGAGCAGCAAATCTCGTCTACCTGCTGGAACGGAACTGAAATTCATGACGCCGACATCAGCCGCCACGACAAGCAGCAGCACTTCCACCAACCGCAAAAGCAGTTCCAGCAGCAAAAGTCGACGGAGGGCCAACACGACTAATAACGTAGAACCGGCGTCCGTCTCGATTCACACTTCCGCAGCGTCCACGACAACGCCGAGTTCCAGTTTGTCGTCCCTCTCTTCCATGGCCATGTCGTATCCTTTTTTCGGCAACCCGCTTGCCTCCCTGGGCATGCCACCCGCCATGGCTGCAGCCGTCCAGTCTGTCCAATCAGCCCAGCCCAGTTCGTCGTCACCGGCCAACGAAGACAAAAAACGATCCGGCAGGAAAACGGCTGTAAGTCTTTTTAATCCAAATGCAACACATTTAGGCAGCATTTTCTAATTTTCAAATCGCGTTCCAGGATCGACATTCAGCCGATTCAGCTACCGCCCAGCTACTCCGTCTGCCGACGACAACCAGCAGCTCTGTCACCGTCACCACTACCAGcagcatcaacaacaacacgaTCAACAACGGAACGAAAGCGAGGAGCCAAACTGTCAATGGCAAACCGTTGGCGTTGGATGTTAGTTCGTTGATCGGCAAACCGAGCACATCCACATCCGAAGAAGCTCCATTGAATCTCTCgatgaaaacgaaagaagaaagtaCGCAGCCTTCATCGTCGGCCAGTATATCATCGTCGACATCCAGTTCGCGATTGGGCCGTGGTGTTTCCATGCCCAAGAAGAACACTGTTGCTTCTTTACTGGCGCAGAGCCGCAACCAGCGCAGTACAAGTCCGGGCGCTGGTGGTAGTGGTGGCGGCGCAGGAAGTTATAACAGCACAGTCTCGGCTCCGCATGCACACGCAGCCAGCAATGCCAGTTCTACACAAGCTTCCGCCGCCGAGATGAAGGCCATGAAAGATAATTTAGTAAAACcgattaattattattatgataAAAGGATTCAGTTTAAGATGTCCGTTTTTCCGTATCCAGGCTCTGTACACAGCGATGCAAGAGTTGAGCAGCGCCAAATTATCCAGCGCTTATCTGAATGGAATTAAAGGACAGTTTGAATTCCGGCGGCCAAGCGGGCGGTAGCGAAGCCAATCACGCCATCCAGGATCTGCTGCGGGCAGCCAGTCTCTTGGGCGGATTCGGCTTCGGTGCCAATCCTCTTTCAGGCCTTTCTCAGAATGCCGGAGCGTCAAATCCTTCCGGCAAATCGTTGAGCAGCAATCCTAATAAATCCGCCGATAGTGGTCCAAGCAAAATGGAAAGCAATCCGGCTTCCAAGAACAACGAACAGtccagaagtaaaaacacgcCCACCCCTGAAAATGGCCAGGCCAGAACCAGCGAATCGCATCGAGGCAACGGCAAATCGACCACTCACGACGACACACCCGCCAGCGATGATTCCGGTTCGCATTTTATTCTTTGacgtttgccttttttttttaaattgggaAGGGcagatttttatttcttaatcaTTTAAAGCAGATAGCATGGATGAAGATGATTCAATGATCGATAGTGACGATGGATGGGCTGGAACAGGTGAAGGCGATGACTCGAGGAAGAGAAATGCTGATGGAGGTGAA includes the following:
- the LOC116925566 gene encoding mitochondrial-processing peptidase subunit alpha, with amino-acid sequence MMVLRSLCSRGCQPFKRYHRLLATSTSSTVSLASKTTPLSEPLPGLPKPIFATVGSTSHETKITVLENGLKVASENRYGKFSTVGVVIDSGSRYEVAYPSGVSHFLEKLAFGATQEYGDRDKIMQVLEKHGGICDCQSSRDTFIYAASIETTALETAIQVLGEVILRPKLTPQEIDDARLAISFELENMDIRPEQEPILLEMIHAAAYRDNTLGLPKVCPQENVTMIDQSIIYTFLNSHYDPSRMVLAGVGVEHEALVECAQKHFVEKKPIWVQDNSLVLPGRRDIDRSLAQYTGGMVKVEKDLSDVSLGPNPMPELAHIVLGLESGSHQHEDFVALCVLSMMMGGGGSFSAGGPGKGMYTRLYTNALNRYHWMHNATAYNHAYADSGVFCIHAASHPSQLRELVDVITREFVAMAGIIEDSELARAKKQLQSMLLMNLESRPVVFEDIGRQVLATGKRKRTEEFIDKIRSITAEDIQRVASRMLKTKPSVAALGDLRKLPEYQSIESALSSADGKLPRRGRFSVFH